The following proteins are co-located in the Anaerolineae bacterium genome:
- the fni gene encoding type 2 isopentenyl-diphosphate Delta-isomerase, with protein sequence MASNRRKSEHLRIALEKDVEFRTLTTEFERYRLPHCALPELNLAEVDTSTQFLGKKLKAPFLISPMTGGTEEAGRINRNLAAVAQEFGWAMGVGSQRVALEDSRWVDSYKVRDIAPDILLMANLGAVQLNYSYGVEECRRAVEMIEADALVLHLNPLQEALQPEGNTNFSGLLRKIEKVCTALEVPVVVKEVGWGINPQVALKLVEAGVAAIDVAGAGGTCWSLIEMHRIGQESLKNVALAFSNWGIPTAEAIRGVREVLPDFPLIASGGIRTGVDAAKAIALGADLVGIAAPFLKPAVLSVEAVREKAWEILHSFRIAMFCTGAGDIKALKQIRVEGG encoded by the coding sequence ATGGCCTCTAACCGCAGGAAAAGCGAACACCTCAGGATTGCTCTGGAAAAGGACGTGGAGTTTAGAACTTTAACAACAGAATTTGAAAGATATCGCCTCCCCCACTGCGCTCTTCCTGAATTAAACCTGGCGGAAGTTGACACATCCACGCAGTTCTTGGGCAAAAAGCTGAAAGCACCTTTTCTCATTTCACCCATGACCGGAGGTACAGAGGAGGCAGGGAGGATAAATCGCAATTTGGCGGCTGTGGCTCAGGAGTTTGGCTGGGCTATGGGGGTCGGTTCCCAGAGAGTCGCTCTGGAGGATTCGCGCTGGGTTGATTCCTACAAAGTGCGAGACATAGCCCCCGATATCCTTTTGATGGCCAACCTGGGGGCTGTCCAGCTAAACTACAGTTACGGAGTAGAGGAGTGCCGCAGAGCAGTAGAAATGATAGAAGCCGATGCTCTCGTCTTGCACCTTAACCCCCTTCAAGAAGCCCTTCAGCCTGAAGGGAATACGAATTTTTCCGGATTACTCCGCAAAATTGAAAAGGTTTGCACAGCTTTGGAGGTGCCTGTTGTGGTCAAAGAAGTAGGGTGGGGTATAAACCCGCAGGTAGCGTTGAAGTTGGTAGAAGCAGGGGTTGCAGCTATTGATGTAGCAGGAGCAGGAGGAACCTGTTGGAGTCTCATAGAAATGCATCGCATTGGGCAGGAAAGCCTCAAAAACGTAGCCCTGGCTTTCTCCAATTGGGGGATTCCTACAGCTGAAGCCATAAGAGGTGTTCGTGAGGTTTTGCCGGACTTTCCCCTCATCGCCAGTGGAGGGATAAGGACGGGGGTTGATGCAGCTAAGGCCATAGCTCTGGGAGCGGATCTTGTTGGGATAGCGGCACCTTTCCTCAAGCCTGCCGTTTTGTCTGTAGAGGCTGTCCGGGAAAAAGCCTGGGAAATATTGCATAGCTTTCGCATTGCTATGTTCTGCACCGGAGCTGGCGATATAAAGGCTTTAAAACAAATACGGGTTGAAGGAGGTTAA
- a CDS encoding undecaprenyl-phosphate glucose phosphotransferase translates to MKNPAFFFRASLAALDAVLIALAFYLAYKLRLLTAHQNLPYSFTPYLGMAGVYVVTLLITFFFARLYHRRRTFSHIDEFSKLTAASSIGTLIAIAFFSLLFKNELDYSRLMMVYAWLLTIIFTFVGRTLHHRWQRSAYARGVGVSRVLIVGAGEVGRIILQKIMRSPSLGYRVVGFVDDNFSGQVMGVPVLGKINDLPTIISQEAVDEVIIAMPEADHSQLLSIIGMCDRSSTAIKVFPDVFQIIASEVSIGDLDGLPLITVRDTAMRGWKLALKRAMDIVGASIALILLSPLMLLIAILIKLDSPGPVFYVQERMGLDAKPFPMLKFRSMRQGADANGPGWTTPDDPRRTRLGAFLRRYSLDELPQFINVLLGHMSLVGPRPEQPYYVEQFRRSIPRYMERHREKAGITGWAQIHGLRGDTSIAERTKYDLWYIENWSLWLDIKIILKTIVRIFSDRSAY, encoded by the coding sequence ATGAAAAACCCTGCTTTTTTCTTTCGTGCAAGTCTTGCGGCTTTAGATGCCGTCTTAATAGCCTTGGCCTTTTACCTGGCCTACAAACTTCGTCTCCTCACCGCCCATCAGAACCTCCCCTATTCCTTTACTCCTTACCTTGGAATGGCTGGGGTCTATGTGGTTACCCTTTTGATCACTTTCTTCTTCGCTCGCCTTTACCACCGCCGCAGGACTTTCTCGCACATAGACGAATTTTCCAAGCTAACCGCTGCCTCTTCCATAGGCACCCTTATAGCTATTGCTTTCTTTTCCCTCCTTTTCAAAAACGAACTGGACTATTCCCGTTTGATGATGGTCTACGCCTGGCTTCTTACCATAATCTTCACCTTTGTGGGCAGGACTCTGCATCACAGGTGGCAACGTTCCGCTTATGCCAGAGGGGTGGGGGTTTCCAGAGTCCTGATTGTAGGGGCGGGAGAAGTAGGGCGAATAATACTGCAAAAAATAATGCGTTCCCCAAGCCTCGGCTACAGGGTAGTGGGATTCGTAGACGATAACTTCAGTGGTCAGGTTATGGGCGTGCCAGTTCTGGGGAAAATCAACGATCTTCCCACTATCATCAGCCAGGAGGCAGTGGACGAAGTCATAATCGCCATGCCCGAAGCTGATCACTCCCAGCTCCTTTCAATAATAGGGATGTGCGACAGGAGCTCCACAGCTATAAAGGTCTTTCCCGATGTATTCCAGATTATAGCTTCAGAGGTTAGCATAGGAGACCTGGACGGCCTTCCTCTTATCACCGTGAGAGACACGGCTATGAGGGGATGGAAGCTTGCTCTCAAAAGGGCAATGGACATAGTGGGAGCCTCCATAGCTCTGATACTCCTTTCACCCCTCATGCTCCTTATAGCCATTCTCATAAAACTTGACTCCCCTGGGCCTGTCTTCTACGTTCAGGAGAGGATGGGACTTGACGCTAAACCTTTCCCTATGCTCAAATTCCGTTCCATGCGTCAGGGTGCCGATGCCAACGGCCCCGGCTGGACTACACCTGACGATCCAAGGCGCACCAGGCTGGGTGCATTTCTAAGGCGTTACTCCTTGGATGAACTTCCTCAGTTCATAAATGTGCTCCTGGGCCATATGAGTCTGGTGGGGCCAAGGCCTGAACAGCCCTATTACGTGGAGCAGTTCCGGCGCAGTATCCCCCGATATATGGAGCGCCATCGGGAGAAGGCCGGAATAACCGGCTGGGCTCAAATCCATGGCCTCAGAGGAGACACCTCCATCGCTGAGAGGACCAAATATGACCTCTGGTACATTGAGAACTGGTCCCTCTGGCTTGATATAAAGATTATCTTGAAAACCATCGTGCGCATCTTCTCCGACAGGAGTGCTTATTAA
- a CDS encoding glycosyltransferase family 2 protein gives MVDVGVIIVNYNTRDLLKDCLLSLLENRGVSFQVCVVDNGSGDGSADMVRKEFPQVLLICSPFNGGYAYANNLGLRALGFDPGAPSPDAPRYALLLNPDTVLPPGALAGMVQFMDSHPQAGIAGPKLIRQDGSLDLACRRSFPTPEVAFYRMIGLSKLFPRHPRFARYNLTYLDPDKTAEVDSVVGAFMMVRREAIADAGLLDEAFFLYGEDLDWALRIKRAGWKVYYYPGVTVLHYKKVSSQKNPRARDEFFRAMLIFYRKHYASQTPWWLDKLVKAGIYLWWGISKVL, from the coding sequence ATGGTGGATGTGGGGGTAATAATCGTAAACTACAACACCAGAGACCTTCTTAAAGACTGTTTGCTCTCCCTCTTAGAGAATCGTGGGGTCTCTTTCCAGGTGTGCGTGGTGGACAATGGTTCCGGGGATGGGAGTGCCGACATGGTTAGGAAAGAGTTCCCTCAGGTCCTGCTGATATGCAGCCCCTTTAACGGTGGATATGCTTATGCCAATAACCTTGGCCTCAGGGCTTTAGGTTTTGACCCCGGCGCTCCCTCTCCAGATGCTCCTCGTTATGCTCTCCTTTTAAACCCCGATACCGTTTTGCCCCCGGGGGCTCTGGCGGGTATGGTGCAATTTATGGATTCTCATCCCCAGGCTGGCATAGCTGGCCCCAAACTAATCCGTCAGGATGGAAGTTTGGACCTGGCCTGTCGTCGCTCTTTTCCTACCCCTGAAGTAGCCTTTTACAGGATGATAGGCCTCAGCAAACTATTCCCTCGACATCCACGCTTCGCCCGCTACAATCTCACCTATCTGGATCCCGACAAAACAGCCGAAGTGGATTCAGTGGTGGGGGCCTTCATGATGGTCCGCAGAGAAGCCATTGCCGATGCTGGCCTTCTGGATGAGGCCTTTTTTCTTTACGGAGAGGACCTGGATTGGGCCCTGAGGATAAAAAGGGCCGGATGGAAGGTATACTATTATCCGGGAGTAACAGTGCTTCACTACAAGAAGGTTTCAAGCCAGAAAAATCCCAGAGCCCGCGATGAATTCTTCCGAGCAATGCTTATATTTTATCGCAAGCACTATGCCTCCCAAACTCCATGGTGGCTGGACAAACTGGTTAAGGCAGGAATTTACCTGTGGTGGGGGATAAGCAAGGTCTTATGA
- the lepA gene encoding translation elongation factor 4: MDPRRIRNFCIIAHIDHGKSTLADRFLEITGTVDPRQMREQFLDQMDIEREKGVTIKASAVRMLYRAYDSEIYELNLIDTPGHVDFSYEVSRALAACEGAILVVDASQGIEAQTVANLYMALEHDLTIIPVVNKIDLPNARPEEVAQELEDLLGIPAEEVIMVSAKEGINVREVLEAVVKKIPPPKGYLRQPLRALIFDSHYDPYKGVIAYVRVVDGEITPDSPLMLMSSGEKFEPMEIGYFSPWMTSTERLVAGEVGYVATGLKSVKECSVGDTITWARNPADKPLPGYKKPKPMVFAGFYPAEGEDFSLLREALEKLQLNDASLFFEPEESAALGPGFRCGFLGLFHMEIVQERLEREFGLDLVATAPNVEYEVVKRNGEVIQVDNPARFPPESDIEEIREPWMKVQIFTPSEYIGPVMELVTKRRGKFVRMDYLDPRRVMLLYEMPLAEMITDFYDRLKSVTRGYASLDYSFLEYRPDNLVKLSILVHGQPVDALSVVVHRDDAYRRGKVLVEKLKEVIPRQLFSVAIQAAIGKRVVARADIPALKKNVLAKCYGGDVTRKRKLLERQKEGKKRLKQIGRVQVPQEAFLTLLKVEED; the protein is encoded by the coding sequence ATGGACCCGAGGAGGATACGAAATTTTTGCATAATAGCTCACATAGACCATGGAAAATCAACGCTGGCGGACCGTTTCCTGGAGATAACGGGGACGGTAGATCCACGCCAGATGCGAGAACAGTTCCTGGACCAGATGGACATTGAACGGGAGAAAGGGGTAACCATCAAGGCTTCAGCTGTCAGGATGCTTTACAGGGCTTATGATTCTGAAATTTATGAGCTTAACTTGATTGACACCCCAGGCCACGTGGATTTCTCCTACGAAGTCAGCAGGGCGCTGGCGGCCTGCGAAGGGGCCATACTGGTGGTAGACGCCTCTCAAGGGATAGAGGCCCAGACCGTCGCTAACCTATACATGGCTCTGGAGCATGATTTGACTATAATTCCTGTTGTCAATAAAATAGACCTTCCCAATGCCAGGCCTGAAGAGGTCGCTCAGGAATTAGAAGACCTTCTCGGAATTCCGGCGGAAGAGGTGATAATGGTTTCAGCAAAAGAAGGCATAAATGTCAGAGAAGTGCTGGAAGCAGTGGTCAAGAAAATTCCACCTCCAAAAGGTTACTTGCGCCAGCCTTTGAGAGCTCTAATTTTTGACTCCCATTACGATCCTTACAAAGGCGTTATAGCCTATGTAAGGGTAGTGGACGGCGAGATAACCCCAGACTCTCCCCTTATGCTCATGTCTTCCGGGGAAAAATTTGAGCCTATGGAGATAGGTTACTTTTCACCGTGGATGACTTCCACCGAACGGCTTGTGGCAGGGGAAGTGGGATATGTAGCCACAGGCTTGAAAAGCGTTAAAGAGTGCTCCGTAGGGGATACTATCACCTGGGCGCGCAATCCCGCCGATAAGCCCCTCCCTGGCTATAAGAAACCCAAACCCATGGTTTTTGCTGGTTTTTATCCCGCGGAAGGAGAAGATTTTAGCCTTTTGAGAGAAGCTCTGGAGAAGCTTCAGCTCAATGATGCCTCCCTTTTCTTTGAACCGGAGGAATCAGCCGCTCTGGGCCCGGGTTTCAGGTGCGGTTTCCTGGGCCTTTTCCACATGGAAATAGTCCAGGAGAGACTGGAAAGGGAATTCGGGTTAGATCTGGTTGCCACCGCCCCAAACGTTGAATACGAGGTGGTGAAGCGCAATGGCGAGGTCATCCAGGTGGATAACCCCGCCCGTTTCCCCCCGGAATCGGATATAGAAGAAATCCGGGAACCCTGGATGAAAGTTCAGATCTTCACCCCTTCAGAGTATATAGGCCCGGTCATGGAGCTGGTGACGAAGAGAAGGGGGAAATTTGTAAGGATGGATTACTTAGATCCCAGGCGGGTCATGCTCCTTTATGAGATGCCCCTGGCCGAAATGATTACGGATTTTTACGATCGCCTCAAGTCTGTAACCAGAGGTTACGCCTCTCTGGATTACTCCTTCCTGGAATACCGGCCCGATAATCTGGTAAAGCTGAGCATCCTTGTGCACGGCCAGCCTGTAGATGCTCTATCTGTTGTAGTGCATCGGGATGATGCCTACAGGCGGGGAAAGGTTCTGGTAGAAAAACTTAAGGAAGTTATCCCGCGCCAGCTGTTTTCTGTAGCCATTCAGGCTGCCATTGGCAAGAGGGTTGTGGCCAGAGCCGATATTCCTGCCCTCAAGAAGAATGTGCTGGCCAAATGCTACGGCGGCGATGTAACCCGTAAGCGCAAGCTTCTGGAACGTCAAAAAGAGGGGAAAAAGCGGCTGAAACAGATAGGCCGGGTCCAGGTTCCTCAGGAAGCATTCCTCACACTCCTCAAAGTGGAGGAGGATTGA